DNA sequence from the Poecilia reticulata strain Guanapo linkage group LG19, Guppy_female_1.0+MT, whole genome shotgun sequence genome:
AAATGTTGCCACATAGAGGGGAGTGGGCTGGCCATGCATGCTAGCTCAACACACACTCTTGCAGGTACAGGCCCACATGTCGGTTTTGTCTGCGtaggacacaaaaaaaattcatttcttcttctgMTGTTTGTTTCTTATTCCTCCTCCATTATCCttccctccattttttttcttttttttgatgCATGTGTGCTCTGACAGCGCCAGAAAACAGACCACAGTCACCGAGACAAAAGCTTGTTATTGACACAAAGGCTCTTGTGAGGGaccaaacaaaagaagaagaagaaattatttttatccagACTGCAAAGATGTAAAGATTGCTGGAGATTGGTGGTAATAATCCCAGGGATGGGGAAGGAAGAAGGGTGGAAAGACAGAGGAGGGGGGCAGAAGAGCGGGAAATGGGATTAGGGAAGGGGAaactgaaggaggaggagacatACTGGTATACAGCTTGATAAAAACACTGATTAGATTGATGATGCAGTCCWACAGGATGTAGCTTGTGTAAATATGACGGCTCCATCTTAGTctcaaatcagtttttagaGTATTTTATCTAGAAATGCAACAAACTAACTTGTACTGGCTGATGCCAATATATCCAATTTTTTGAGAGCCTGTCCTTCCAATTTTTAGGTMTGTAAGACGAACacttttatgtaaatgttttaattatgtagCTAAAGGCTGCATGATGGAGGAAGTAGCAACAAACCCAAAGGAAAATTAGGCAatcatgagattttttttaataaatattttttatgaaactcAAAACTCCATTAAAGGCGTGATGTTTGTTGATATGTTTACACGctaaaaattttcatttttgatgcatttaaaacgtattttaaaaattgagatGCACCGATTGATCAGCTGGAGATCAGAATtgggtggggggcgggggggggctCTTAATGGTGAACTAATAATGAAAAGTACATGtatatatttccatttattaaatgaaaactaaGAACTCCCATTTGCAGTCTGTAAACGCATCAACCAACATTATGTactttgatgcacttttttgAGCTTAATACAAATCCAATAAAGGTTAGGGAGATTATACCTAAACGAGATTATACCTACAAGAGGCTATTTCTGTCAAAGAACATGTAGTCCATTTTGTCCATTCATATGTGGCATCTGAAAgtaaaactggaaggaaaaKCTGAAATTAGTATTGATCATAAAAGAGATGCACTGGTCAGGCTTTTCTCGCCAATACAGATATCTGGTTTTCTCRGAGGTCTGACCTGCTGGCTCTGATTTCGTTATTGTTTTATAAGAAACTCTATTTGTCTAAATGCTGTTTCTAGTTCGTTTGCAACAATTTTGGATCCCAATGGAAATGAAGAAATTGCCGCAATGAGCATTGTAAATCCAATGGTAGGAGTGTATTCTTGATGAATAAAAGTGGATTATTTTTKAAATTTCCTCCAATTCTATTCTAGTCAAATATGCTACTCCTATCAAATaattcacatttgttttcttttaatgccTCGCAATCCTTTTAAAAATCWGAATCAGTAGGTCAGACCTAAagcaaaaatcagaaattgCTATCAGATAGGAAAAACCTatctcaagtaaaagtaaataaaaaggtGAATTCTGTTTTAATTGCAACCATCTTCTATGGCGTCCATCTYTAAAACTGCTATAAAGTGTAGAGCTGCACCGATTGGGCCAATACCGATTTCATACTTTCCTTTGAGTTTGATtcaaatccattttttaaaaaatgtcagtgatGACTTTAATTGAACTCAGAAGTGCATCAAAGTGTATgcttatatattttatttttgcaggcaGATGGACGTGTGCATTTTCTGTGTAACACTTTTATTAACTTATTTCCTTTTAAGCCATTTGTGTTGGTTGCCTgcccgctctctctctctttctcctggTCTTCCTGCGCCATTCATGAAGGACTTAAGAGGAAACATGCTGTTATTTGAACTGTTTATaaccttttttctttgcctCTGGAGAACATCAAGGGAACTAAATACTTTCCTTAGgagattcttttaaaaatgccttttgTAAAACTAACTGCAAGACTCAGATTTGACCCACATTATtatctttttgttgtgtttttctcgCGCTCATACTCACCTGTAATCCATATTGGAATGGTAgcctcttcttttctttttacatcatgaaaacagtGTGAGTTTATGTAGCCACAGTGATGCACACCTTTTGTATGTAACGGTCAGATCTGGGTCTTACTGTCTTGCATCAAACACCAAGTTCTTACATGTTGTGCTGCAGCAGTAGACCGAGTGTATGTGAATCATTTGTCTTTTATAAAGACTCACTTGCAAAAGGCTGGCCACTAGTCTGGCAAAATACAAGCTGTAATATCTGCAATGTCAAAAGCattacataataaatgaaaaagaaacgttgcacatatttatatttctaaaatatttcaataatttatattaaagaGCACTATTTTTACAAAAGCCAATGCAGTGTGCCCTGTGTGTTACTTCCTCACTGCCTCCTGCCTGCTTCTCCTTTTCTCCCCCCTGAGTCAATATTGACTGGATATGCTTTAACTTACTGTAATGTGTTGCAAAGTAGTCTGTATTCCAGCAATTCCTGGCTTCACAACAAGATTATTTACTGTCAGATGGGATTTCAAAGCTGGACGAAGACATGTTTATACACTCGGAGAGATCGCTTCGAGCAACAGGGAAGGACGGCTGCACGATCCGAGGGCTTGAAATTACCGCAATCTTCACTTCTCGTATGTGTCAGTGGAGCATTGTGGGTAAATTCCATGTGAATCAGAGTGTGTTTGGGAAAGCTGAGCGCCACGCTGTGACAAAGGGATTCCCAGAAGCACGGAGACGGGCAAACCTTTGACACAGCAGTTAGTGTGCAAAAAGCTGACTTTGGGCTGGACTTAACTGGAAAAGGAATGCAGTGGGATTTTATACATCCTGCCTTTGGCGGctaagagagagagggagaggggtGCCGTCCTAAGGGGAGTGTGTGTGAGGTCAGAAAGGTGAGCGCATCCACGTGGACGAGATTTATGACTGGCTGTGGTTTCACTCTCAAGAAAACGctgaatctgtgtgtgtgtgtttgtatgttaaGTGAGATTACTGTTGGTAAAATTAAGCAGGAGGTGAGTTCCTTCATTTCCCAGCTCCCCACCTCCACCACAtcttctctcacacacacacacacacacacacggttcCCATTCCCTGCATACCTTGTGCTCCGTCTGAGGCCGGCTTCCAGGAAAGAGGCACTTTAATTGAGTTGAGTTTTTACGGCTTGCCTGGTGTTGGTGTGTGCGTCCGAGAAGGAGTGAATGAGTTGTCTCTGAGTGAGTGGGTGTTTGTGTGAGATAAATGACAGAGCACTGATGAGAAAACGGTTTATTTGTTCAATTTTGAAACATCTGGGAAATGTGAAGTAATCAGCTTGCTGTCGTGCAACAGAATACAAAACTTCTTTCTCTTAGTCCTACGGGGAAAAGCAGACCTTTTGCAAATTCAAACTTTACTCTTCAggacatcatttaaaaaaaaataggtaaaaaaaaaatatattgaaatctAACCTCAGGTCTATCACCAAACTGCCATTTATTAAACAAGaagccaaaatgaaaaaagtttgtgacaaactaaatacaaaaagttcatttgtttttataattaaatgtaGAAAGTGGCTTATAGGTTAATTTTACAACTAGTGAATTTAAATAGTCTTAAATAGCACACCAAAATTAATAGAGTGGggtttaaattaatatttgtcaaaaataattaccGCTATACTGCTGATTTGGAAGGGAAGCAGTTAAAACCGCTTCTAGGGAaactaaattattgaaaaaacatGACAGCACCTATATTTTCTGCTAGTTGGTAGCAAAATTAATGATCGTAATGGGCTTAGAGGAACAGAAATACGAGGGACTGTCCGTGAGGATTAAACCTACAGCTGATTGCACGTGAAATGATTCAATCTAACCTTTATTAAACTAACTTTATTAAACTAACGATCCAAGTTGAACATTTAATGCGGTGACTGATGATGGAACAAAAAGTAGACAAAAATKGAATTATATATAGCCACCTCTGATTCACAACTAGTGAATTTAAACTCATGTATCTAAAGTTGAAGCCTTTAAATGTctcaaattcatttaaaaaagttaactaACCTTTAATATGTTAATCGCAGATCATACATTTCGTCTTTGCGGGTCTATTTCAtctcttttctgtcaggcaCTCAGACATTTACATTGTTTCCTGTGACTCAAGACTGTTGAAGTCATAGACATAACAATTAAATGATATGTACATTTATTATATCTTTGGTTAAGGCTCCCGCTAACTCACTGCTAGCAAACCCTGGATACAGAAATCCTGGATAcattcaaaagtatttttaaaaacaatacattcaTCACTGGTGGATCATCATCCTCTTTAGATCAGGGATGATTTGCTGGCCCAACAAGTAGAGTGACGTCTACTGTCTTTAATAGGGTGCACAGGTTCTTGTGGAAAGTGAAATCCCCAGCGCCATGTCGCTTGTGAAGTAAATAATAACCTGGTGGACAGCTGGTCTGACTTTTTACTTCATAAAACACATTGGACCAACTTCTACAGATGACATCACCAATAACTGGGGAGTCGTCTCAGCCCCACAAGGTTATGCTTATCCCTGTTTTCTAccagtttttccttcctctaAACTTTCGAGTGGTGTGCTTGAAAAGAACACTCTGTGAACTGCCAACATATTTCACAACGACCTTTTGTGTCAGTGAATTTTGGATTTCTATTAACTGCAACCCATAATCATTaaaattataagaaataaatgcttgaaatatttcactatttgtGCGCAATTCATCtacttttaagttttacttttttgattTGAGTCACTGAAATAGTAGAACGGTCCTATATTCTAATTGGTTGAGTTGTTCCCGTAGAACCTGTTCTGTTTCCAAAGGAGATAAGAGGAAGTGTGTCAACAGAAAAAATGCACTTCCATAACAAGTGTGACCACTTCTGTGTGGCAACACGATGTCAGGAAggaaagacatcagcaatgaATCTCTTATGTATTTTAAGAGAAAGTTACATTTAGATATCTCGTAAATCTGTcctaacatttttaacaatatgccaattttaaaagtttaatttgaattcTAGATTCTGGAACAATGTCTTTTGATTGATGAGATGAGTGACCTTAATCAACATCTCCATGgttggagaaaacaaaactccCCATATCAGCACAAACACCTCATGCTAattgtcaaacatggtggtgaaaCAGTAATGATTTGGGCTTGCTTAAAGGTGAtctatgcttccttgaacatgttaggataggtctatggCCTATACACagcatgttaacattttttgtgcaaaattattcttagataatgagactttagtttggtcagttctgccaattttgtctgaatgtttagggcctctgtcaactttaaatccaagtaagctgctgctggctgtgcctcccaactcaatgtttacactcgtatgtaaaaatggctgcaaactgaTGCGCAATTGTACAACCATACGTcgttgaaaagcagaagtggagcctcctgcacaatcaacaaggatgtagcaagtggtttctgaatagtaagtcaacaacaaaacacttatcttttccagcagccattataaagcacagtaaaaccagctgaccaaacatgctggagctcagctcgGGGTGCTAGGAAACAGGCTTGGCTTCACAagtgttgctaggtaatggggcAGCGCCCATTGAACATGACTCAACAATCcaacaatcaggaggtttttgaaacgttTCGTTTTTTCAGTCACCAAAAAAtgttaacttattgccaaaaaattatCTGGGTGGTTTTTTGAAgcactttggctgtttttatttgcaatttcaACCCAAatagaaaatgtgcaaaatgtgaattttacagaACACGTCCCCTTTAACAACCTCTGTACCTGGGAACCGTGCAGTCATTGAGTTGACTTCAAACGCCTTTGTGCACCAACGCATTACGAGATCATCTTTCAGACACCARAAGCTTGACCTAAATTTGGGTCCTCAAAGCGATCCCAAACACAACAGCAATTCAACAACAGCAAGggccgaaaaaaaaaaaaaaagggagtttCAATGTCCTGGCAGCTGAAGCTTGGCCTAACTGGGTCATGCAAGCAATGAAGCAATGCTATATAAAGAAGAATaggccaaaattcctccacagcaaAGTGAGCGACTGATAAAGTCATACAGAAAATGACGTGATAGCTGCTAAAAGTGGTTCTCCAAGGCTTTCAAAGATGATGTGTAATTAGTTTTTCCATTTGAGCTTcatctttgtttaataaataatgactgTGTAGTCTGTAGTGTGTTTTGACACACTTGACTTTGGATTTAAATGGGGGAGTAGTGAGTGTACACCTCTGAGACTATAATGCCTGTTTTTGTAGCTTATCTGATTGGAGGTCATTACAACAATTCAGTTCGACAGTTCCCATTTTTCTTTGACgcctcgtgtgtgtgtgtgtgtgtgcgcgcgcgYGTGTGTGTATCTGTGAGTGTCTGTTAGAGACACTATTTGTTTATGAGAGGGAAAACTAAGTTGGCACTTGCTGACAAAAGTGACGTTGgtcaaaagacaaacagaactGAGTGAGCCCTCTTCCCAAAAATCCAACCAGAATAATCcagttttacacacaaacacattgtCTAAATAAGCCAGCTCAGCTCGCTGTGACTCATTTTATGTTCCCCATAGTTGACTGGTGAGTAGAGCTGGAATATTTTGCCCGTATCCTTCGCTCCTCTTCTGGATCTCACACGCTCGCACAAAGTCTTTCCACTATGATTCATTTTTTCGGGTTGTGACTTGCTGTGTCCAGCTCAACAGTTGTCAACAGCGCCTGAGCCAAGCACAACACCCAGCTCGCAGACAACTCAGTGTATTGGACCTTTTCCTTTCCCCAACGATCATACGTTCGCAGCAGTTGTTTGGACATCGCCCTTTTCTTTGCTTCAACTGCATGTTTCAAAGCAGCTcaagaaaaaaggaagcagTTTGGGCAACGGGAATGGCGTTGGACTAATCCCGTACTTGCAGCCTGATTAAAATCTAAGCATAACCAACAGCTCCTGGTGTGCTTTCTTAAATTACTGAGCTCCTGCCAAAGTCAGCCACGTCAAGTCTTGAAGGTGGAAATTTTTTTCAAGATGTTAGGAAAATGCCTCGCAACTGGCAATCTGTTCCGGCCTTCCAGGAAGGGCCTCCGGGTTGCTCATTATTCCTTCCAGGAAGGCTTACTCGTTGCCCGATCGACGCTTACAGGAGAGATGGTTGGCCCATCAGTTGGAGTATTGTCACAGCCGCTTCTGATAAAGCCAGACCAGCTTCCAGGAAACCAGAGAATTACCCTGCAGCATTCCATCATTCCTTCGCCATCAGTGCACGCAGCagacagaaacagcaggaaCGCGAGGCAGCAGAAGGAGTATGAAGGGGACATGGATCAATAAGAACCATATGGGAAGCACACAGACAGGCGAATGCACTTAAATACCATGTGTGTGCATCCAGGCCTGTAAAGACAAAGACTCTGATACGCTCATTTTGAAATGCAAACGCAGTCGATGcctaatttctttcttttttttttttttaagtggagcATTCCCTAACTACATTTTACAATCTTGTGACTAACTTGATGTGAATTGAGATAATTAGCGAGTTGTGGTTCCCCTTATTGCCTGAAATGCCACACACAAGGATGTGACAAATACCTGCTCAAGGTGTGATTAAGGCAAAGCAGGAGGAAATGCAGTGATGTGACTATCTCTGTAGTCATAAAGGGACGTGTTATAACAATGATATTCAATGATGATTGAGGCCCAAAGTATGCAAAGAAAGTATCCACCGTGCCATTACACAGCAGCAGCCACCTGTACTGTTGCCACAAGGCTGGATTTATTCCTCTTTCATATGCTACATTCTGAACTTATCTTAATTAGGGATGGCCAACATTTTATCATGATATTTTGAGGTACTAgtgtgataatgataaaaaaaagcatattacTTCTTCAAAAGGTAACTCAAGGCATGGAAAAGCATTCAAAGCACCAAAAATACTGCCCTTGAAAGGTGTTATCAgctatttaaaggggcagtattacgtTTTTTTCAGACATATAGTGTGATTTGATAGCTCAATCAAGTAACTAAGTtaatttcagttgttataaaaatgctgtacatcAAGTATGATTTCAAAGAAGtttgattttgtattttaacaacTTGAAATTGGTGTCTCTCTAcaaactcttgctctttctgaagttCCCATTACAAAAGTAGTCCTAATATCACTTCTCTCTTAACCCTTTAGTGTCATGACGGAAGGTAACTTCTTGACCCACATGCAAAAACAAGAGAACCGATAATCAGTAAAAGATGTTTAATATAAAGCACCAAAACAGTACAGATCAACTGTGTTCTTGGGGGGAGCGGCAACTGGAGCGGGCTGGAAGAGAGGATGAGCGATGAGTTTAAGGACTGTGGAATGTTTGAGCTCTGAACGAGCGGCAACGGTCTTACTCGGTCAGGCGGCAGGTAAGCGGGGGTGGATACTGGAATTTCCCGGGATGTTTTCGGGTATGGGGATCTGCTGCGGAACCAGCTGGTGTTTGGGGGGAAATTCAGCGGACGGCGTTGGAGGGCGGGCGGGCGGACAGACATGGACCTCAGCTCACCGGGGAAGATTGAGGTAGGCAGCCAAGGAGGGGTAAGTACGCCAGGTACAGCCAGGAGCTCAAGCCTCAAGTGGTTGGACGACGACGTCACGAGGAAGTTGTCTGAAAACGAATAAACACAACAGGGGTCACTGGGAGGTTCACAAGGAGTCAATAAACGCTGTGATGGTGGCCTGCAGTACCATTACTGGTTAACACTCTGGCATCGATGTGTTGGCTGACTCCACTCTTAAGCCTCTGCAGAGATGAGGCAATCTCCGACAGGTGTGAGGATCCCAGCGTCGCCGGTCACGCCCACCAGAGATCATccaccctaaccctaaccctaacccctgGTGGAAGGAGCGAGAAGCCGCAGCAAAACAACCCGAGCACCCAGGATCACCACAGTTAGCAACGTTTTTatcagcattgcactgagaaatAGTTCttttaatgagctcagcagatgcgcaattgtttgctaattggtgctggctagtctgcaggagctcAGTGGGAGAgtctccaaggaggagctgcgtTTTGAAGGTGACCCTCGGTCCACCCTGGCGTTTTGCAGggttgaatggttgccacgggaagAGGGGATGAGCAGCCTCAAAtggagggtgattgacagcgcaaAGATCCgcctcctagctctgattggttgtgtctAGATAACACTGGAAGTGCTGGGATAagctcgtttttttttctataggTTACCTGTTttataccatactgtcacaataCAGTGACCGTtccaacaaatatgtaaaaaaaaaaWttatttttttaaagtcacttactgcacaagtttaaaaatgtgacgCATTGTTTTCCCTCTGAGTGTTCTTTCTTGTAACTCCCGGACCGcagctgcacaaacgtagcagcAGAAAAGCTCAAATGCCAAATGACTTACTGTAACAGCGAGGAGTCAGACCCAACCCTCCAACACTCTCAGGTGTCACTGTGTGTCCCCACAGCAACCAGCCAACAAGGCTGCACAGTATTTGAATTTGACACTGcaatggacacacacacacacacgcatacacacacacacatgcacgcacacacacacgcacgcacacacacacacacacacacacacacacacacacacacacacacacacacacacNAAGGCTGCACAGTATTTGAATTTGACACTGcaatggacacacacacacacacgcatacacacacacacatgcacgcacacacacacacacgcatacacacacacacacacacacacacacacacacacacacacacacacacacacacgggttCAAGCACTACCATATGCACATGCATATGTGGTGAGTAAAGGGGGTTTTGAGTCATGAATGAATGGCAGAATCCCATCTTTTTAGAACAAGCTGCAGAGCTAGAATGAAGAGATTCTCTCTTAGTACAAGTATGTAATAAAATGCTCaattttttctttgattatgacttttattttccatttctgttcTTAGAGCAAAGTGGAAGCAAAGTGAAGTTTcttgtttgtgtgcagaaaCTGATGGTGATTCAGAATTTTTCCTCttacaaaatgtttctcttgctttttactagaatgaagaaaaacaaaaacaagcaacttGATAAAGTCAAAGATTTGGTGTTTACTGCGCAAGCTGTCTGAATAAGCaatataataaaatgcagaagTTGAGGTTGAGAAATTTCCTCTGCTTTACGAACAAGGAAATCTTACTTCTTGTGACACTTTCTATGATTGTTCCTGACCAAAAATCggaaatgtaaacttttttgtCATCTATTGCAGCAACAAACTGTGGTAATAGCTAAAAATTACTggaagtaaaatgtatttttaaaaagtttaagtttcCTAATAGTCTGAATgtagagagaaaagaggaagagaaaccCAATACCAGAAAAATGAAGCCAAAAAACACGTAAAGACAACatgaaaagaggaagagagaaagcaTCTGCATATTAGGCGCTTGGTCCTTGTGTATTTgaattgtagtttttatttgccttttttgaTCATTTCCTCTTCATTTCTACAGGTCTTGCCATAACACTTAATTCCTTGGTTTCTTGGTTTAgtcttttgttctgttgtttgtACATTTGGATTTAGTTCTCATAGATCAGTATTAGGTTTGTGGTTCCTTTTGTGTCTTAGCTCAGCTCCTTTCATATTAATTAGTCTTTATCCCTCAGTTTCCCTGCTTGCATTCCCAACCAGATtttaagaacataaaaatatctaattaatTCCAGTAATTAAGAAAGATTCTGCTTTCTGCTGACCcaagtttatttttcctgattGAAGCACAattttaaaacccaaacacaTACCAAACCCTTATTTTTGTGTACCTCTTATTATGTATATGCAAATACAAACTCCCACTAAACCGCACTGAATCATGGAGTTCCACAGGGTTCTGTGTTTGGACCAGTAGTATAAGGAATCCCACCAGGTAGTCAAAATTAGTGAGTTTGATTTAGCTAGTCAACGTAAATCAATATTATTGTGCAGATGAAATTTACCTTAACAGCAAAACTGAAAGCATTAACTGGCAGTGGACTTCAAAGTGGGTTCATAGttcatactttttattttcttcatcaatAGCCTACACTGTGGtctcaacagaaaaaaaaaaaaaagtcattactCAACTCTTTCCCTTTTCcgaggctgcagctgcaggataCTAGCACTCTATTAAAAACCACCAATGAGTCATCAGCAAAACATCTTTTTGGGAgtgattttgtgtcttttcccCCTGCTACATCTCATAT
Encoded proteins:
- the LOC103481822 gene encoding YLP motif-containing protein 1-like, yielding MRPESRDQKVEMGQIFSAATFVQLRSGSYKKEHSEGKQCVTFLNLCNNFLVTSSSNHLRLELLAVPGVLTPPWLPTSIFPGELRSMSVRPPALQRRPLNFPPNTSWFRSRSPYPKTSREIPVSTPAYLPPDRVRPLPLVQSSNIPQALKPTDVSGGVIPPSFTIFYEALLCV